The following proteins are encoded in a genomic region of Necator americanus strain Aroian chromosome II, whole genome shotgun sequence:
- a CDS encoding hypothetical protein (NECATOR_CHRII.G6201.T1) — protein MCSKVKLVIDTDGVSDDIRAISLAMQHPDVEVIAFTTVHGCVSVEQATANVARCQRANDVSKRIAIYKGAGESLLGSESEFRSENIFFGKDGLGDQPKAFPEVHPIDFIPTSNEIAALALVRIAKENPEATLVCLGPLTNIAIALKIDPDFAFSKVFVMGGNYYGIGNVESKSSAEFNFHGDPEAASIVLKKLASRLVIIPWEAFFIEGAKHETEVDFDAHLQYNTKLASFLSTATSTGRAALAKNGRQFSYCDEIAVAAAIDLDRVANKLIHLRVNVELSGVHTRGQVVVDWVDVLWNNEDADFVVTQGKSVERGSPPVTFLISYDVVLVDEWIRKAVKGEPGPW, from the exons aTGTGTTCAAAGGTAAAACTGGTTATAG ACACTGATGGAGTTTCTGATGATATTCGAGCGATATCGCTCGCGATGCAACACCCAGACGTCGAG GTCATAGCTTTCACCACTGTTCATGGTTGTGTGTCAGTTGAGCAAGCGACAGCCAACGTTGCGAGATGCCAGCGCGCAAATGACGTTTCC AAGCGCATAGCAATCTATAAAGGAGCCGGAGAATCGTTGCTTGGCAGTGAAAGCGAGTTCCGCAgcgaaaacattttctttggcAAGGACGGACTCGGAGATCAACCGAAAGCCTTTCCTGAG GTTCACCCCATTGACTTCATTCCCACCTCGAACGAAATTGCTGCCTTAGCCCTCGTTCGCATAGCAAAGGAGAACCCAGAAGCGACATTGGTCTGTCTTGGGCCACTTACCAATATCGCCATCGCCCTGAAAATCGATCCAGATTTTGCTTTCTCCAAAGTGTTTGTGATGGGGGGGAACTATTACG GAATTGGGAACGTGGAGTCAAAATCGTCAGCAGAGTTCAACTTTCATGGCGATCCGGAAGCTGCCTCTATAGTGCTAAAGAAATTGGCCTCTAGGCTTGTGATTATTCCATGGGAGGCGTTTTTCATTGAAGGAGCAAAG caCGAAACGGAAGTTGACTTCGATGCTCATCTGCAATACAACACAAAGTTGGCCTCGTTTTTAAGCACTGCCACCAGCACTG GACGTGCTGCCCTGGCAAAAAACGGTCGTCAGTTCTCTTACTGTGACGAAATAGCAGTTGCAGCGGCGATAGATTTGGATCGTGTCGCCAACAAATTAATACATTTAAGAGTCAACGTTGAGCTTTCTGGAGTTCATACCAG AGGTCAAGTAGTGGTTGACTGGGTGGATGTACTGTGGAACAATGAAGACGCCGATTTCGTTGTGACTCAAGGGAAATCGGTGGAAAGAGGATCGCCTCCTGTTacatttctgatttcttaCGATGTTGTTTTAGTTGACGAGTGGATTAGAAAGGCCGTTAAAGGAGAACCTGGACCATGGTGA
- a CDS encoding hypothetical protein (NECATOR_CHRII.G6201.T2), with amino-acid sequence MSIPDPDRRAISRSVSVMGHSHRPQNTLEDQPDRAPHVRRIRFLVYSRPALRFLPTERRFGREPNDSPSPRWEASTAVEEIGLLSPLAKPASRRSSGSPAAHRTLCRRTLEAKDLFHYCSPWTNTEAPKTESFDCSTDDFTFIVFTSPQCHIASLFRKQKEIIRQRLFLRRVFTSLLFYAWAALHSSSSISYLIGENSIHTQVLLRPRPLLRSLTFFHFHMCSKVKLVIDTDGVSDDIRAISLAMQHPDVEVIAFTTVHGCVSVEQATANVARCQRANDVSKRIAIYKGAGESLLGSESEFRSENIFFGKDGLGDQPKAFPEVHPIDFIPTSNEIAALALVRIAKENPEATLVCLGPLTNIAIALKIDPDFAFSKVFVMGGNYYGIGNVESKSSAEFNFHGDPEAASIVLKKLASRLVIIPWEAFFIEGAKHETEVDFDAHLQYNTKLASFLSTATSTGRAALAKNGRQFSYCDEIAVAAAIDLDRVANKLIHLRVNVELSGVHTRGQVVVDWVDVLWNNEDADFVVTQGKSVERGSPPVTFLISYDVVLVDEWIRKAVKGEPGPW; translated from the exons AtgtcaattcccgacccagatagacGTGCCATCAGTCGTTCCGTGAGCGTGATGGGGCACAGCCACCGTCCGCAGAACACGCTTGAAGATCAGCCAGACCGAGCACCACATGTTcggcgaattcg gtttCTGGTTTATTCGCGACCGGCGCTACGATTTCTCCCGACAGAGCGTCGTTTCGGACGAGAACCCAATGACAGTCCATCTCCCCGATGGGAGGCAAGcacggctgtcgaagagatcg gtcttttatcgcctctcgcAAAGCCTGCGAGCCGACGAAGCTCTGGTTCCCCGGCCGCACATAGAACGTTATGTAGAAGAACTTTGGAAG cGAAGGACCTGTTCCATTACTGTTCCCCATGGACGAACACGGAAGCCCCAAAAACTGAATCATTCGATTGCTCCACTGATGATTTCACATTCATTGTCTTCACATCACCTCAGTGCCACATCGCATCACTTTTTCGGAAGCAGAAGGAAATCATTAG ACAAAG GCTATTTCTTAGGAGAGTTTTCACCTCACTTCTTTTCTATGCGTGGGCTGCTCTGCATAGTTCGTCATCGATTTCCTATCTTATCGGTGAAAATTCCATTCACACGCAGGTACTCTTGCGACCTCGTCCACTGCTGCGATCTTTGaccttctttcatttccacaTGTGTTCAAAGGTAAAACTGGTTATAG ACACTGATGGAGTTTCTGATGATATTCGAGCGATATCGCTCGCGATGCAACACCCAGACGTCGAG GTCATAGCTTTCACCACTGTTCATGGTTGTGTGTCAGTTGAGCAAGCGACAGCCAACGTTGCGAGATGCCAGCGCGCAAATGACGTTTCC AAGCGCATAGCAATCTATAAAGGAGCCGGAGAATCGTTGCTTGGCAGTGAAAGCGAGTTCCGCAgcgaaaacattttctttggcAAGGACGGACTCGGAGATCAACCGAAAGCCTTTCCTGAG GTTCACCCCATTGACTTCATTCCCACCTCGAACGAAATTGCTGCCTTAGCCCTCGTTCGCATAGCAAAGGAGAACCCAGAAGCGACATTGGTCTGTCTTGGGCCACTTACCAATATCGCCATCGCCCTGAAAATCGATCCAGATTTTGCTTTCTCCAAAGTGTTTGTGATGGGGGGGAACTATTACG GAATTGGGAACGTGGAGTCAAAATCGTCAGCAGAGTTCAACTTTCATGGCGATCCGGAAGCTGCCTCTATAGTGCTAAAGAAATTGGCCTCTAGGCTTGTGATTATTCCATGGGAGGCGTTTTTCATTGAAGGAGCAAAG caCGAAACGGAAGTTGACTTCGATGCTCATCTGCAATACAACACAAAGTTGGCCTCGTTTTTAAGCACTGCCACCAGCACTG GACGTGCTGCCCTGGCAAAAAACGGTCGTCAGTTCTCTTACTGTGACGAAATAGCAGTTGCAGCGGCGATAGATTTGGATCGTGTCGCCAACAAATTAATACATTTAAGAGTCAACGTTGAGCTTTCTGGAGTTCATACCAG AGGTCAAGTAGTGGTTGACTGGGTGGATGTACTGTGGAACAATGAAGACGCCGATTTCGTTGTGACTCAAGGGAAATCGGTGGAAAGAGGATCGCCTCCTGTTacatttctgatttcttaCGATGTTGTTTTAGTTGACGAGTGGATTAGAAAGGCCGTTAAAGGAGAACCTGGACCATGGTGA